The Centroberyx gerrardi isolate f3 chromosome 19, fCenGer3.hap1.cur.20231027, whole genome shotgun sequence genome has a segment encoding these proteins:
- the LOC139918260 gene encoding replication protein A 32 kDa subunit-like — protein sequence MQCLTLIRPQRATLQILPCTVSQLLSVSEVNDAFVIGDCEVNQVSVVGVIRRFVPFLSNIQYSVDDMTGPPIDVKQWVNTEDSSVMSTFAPGTYVKVSGSLRNLKGQRSLLANDIRCVEDLNEITSHMLEVVQSHMQLFGNAFGKAADMNMNTTAASMSTTVQGYNMRSDGHSEGIFQNGLSTILDQVLSVIRRCSPHDVGISFQDLRKHLGYLNIADIRESLDFLVNEGHVFSTIDEHHFKSTDYETS from the exons ATGCAATGCCTAACACTGATCCGGCCACAGAGGGCAACTCTTCAGATTTTGCCGTGCACAGTGTCTCAGCTCCTGTCTGTTTCCGAAGTCAATGATGCCTTCGTAATCGGTGACTGCGAGGTCAACCAG GTGTCTGTAGTGGGCGTCATAAGAAGATTTGTTCCCTTTTTGAGCAACATCCAGTACTCTGTGGATGACATGACTGGCCCGCCTATAGACGTGAAGCAGTGGGTGAACACAGAG GACTCCAGTGTGATGTCCACTTTCGCTCCTGGAACGTATGTGAAAGTTTCAGGAAGTCTGCGGAACTTAAAG GGTCAAAGATCCCTGCTGGCAAACGATATCCGCTGTGTTGAGGACCTGAATGAGATCACATCCCACATGTTGGAAGTGGTGCAGTCCCATATGCAGCTTTTTGGAAACGCTTTTGGAAAG GCAGctgatatgaatatgaataccACTGCTGCCTCAATGTCAACAACAGTCCAGGGATACAACATGCGTAGTGATGGACACTCTGAAGGCATCTTCCAGAATGGTTTGTCCACCATCTTGGATCAG GTTCTGAGTGTAATCAGGAGGTGCTCTCCCCATGATGTGGGCATCAGTTTCCAGGACCTGAGGAAGCACCTTGGGTACCTCAATATTGCAGACATCAG AGAGTCCTTGGATTTTCTCGTCAATGAAGGTCATGTCTTCTCCACCATTGATGAGCATCATTTCAAGTCCACAGACTACGAAACATCATAA
- the pdik1l gene encoding serine/threonine-protein kinase pdik1l has translation MVSSQPKYELIQEVGRGSYGVVYEAAVKRTGARVAVKKIRCHSPENVELALREFWALSSIQSQHPNVIHLEECVLQRDQLAQRMNHGSSSPLYLELVETSLKGEITFDPCCAYYLWFVMDFCDGGDMNAYLLSRKPSRKTNTSFMLQLGSALAFLHRNQIIHRDLKPDNILISQGCTAAGSPEPTLKVADFGLSKVCSTSGLNPEEPASVNKCFLSTACGTDFYMAPEVWEGHYTAKADIFALGVIIWAMVERITFVDVETQKELLGSYVQQGSEIVPLGEALLENPKMELLIPARKKSMNTHMKQLIREMLSANPQERPDAFELELRLVRIACRELDWDT, from the exons ATGGTAAGCAGCCAGCCGAAGTACGAGCTGATCCAGGAGGTGGGGCGTGGCAGCTACGGCGTGGTCTATGAGGCGGCGGTGAAGCGAACGGGCGCCCGGGTGGCGGTGAAGAAGATCCGCTGCCACTCTCCGGAGAACGTGGAGCTCGCCCTGCGCGAGTTCTGGGCCCTCAGCAGCATCCAGAGCCAGCACCCAAACGTCATCCACCTGGAGGAGTGTGTCCTGCAGCGGGACCAGCTGGCCCAGAGGATGAACCACGGCTCCAGCTCCCCTCTGTACCTTGAG CTGGTGGAGACTTCTCTGAAGGGCGAGATCACATTCGACCCGTGCTGTGCCTACTACTTGTGGTTCGTCATGGACTTCTGTGACGGGGGCGACATGAACGCCTACCTGTTGTCCCGCAAACCCAGCCGCAAGACCAACACCAGCTTCATGCTACAGCTGGGCAGCGCCCTGGCCTTCCTGCACCGCAACCAGATCATACACCGTGACCTCAAACCGGACAACATCCTCATCTCGCAGGGCTGCACGGCGGCCGGCTCGCCCGAGCCGACCCTCAAAGTGGCCGACTTCGGCCTGAGCAAGGTCTGCTCCACCTCCGGGCTCAACCCCGAGGAGCCGGCCAGCGTCAACAAGTGCTTCCTGTCCACAGCCTGCGGAACGGACTTCTACATGGCCCCCGAGGTTTGGGAGGGCCACTACACGGCCAAGGCAGACATCTTTGCCCTGGGGGTGATCATCTGGGCCATGGTGGAGCGCATCACCTTCGTGGACGTGGAGACCCAGAAGGAGCTGCTGGGGAGCTACGTGCAGCAGGGTTCAGAGATTGTACCGTTGGGGGAGGCCCTCTTGGAGAACCCCAAGATGGAGCTGCTGATCCCTGCCAGGAAAAAGAGCATGAACACCCAcatgaagcagctgatcaggGAGATGCTGTCGGCCAACCCTCAGGAAAGGCCCGACGCCTTCGAGCTGGAGCTCAGACTGGTCCGTATCGCCTGCAGAGAGCTGGACTGGGACACGTGA